One part of the Tenacibaculum sp. 190130A14a genome encodes these proteins:
- a CDS encoding DUF819 domain-containing protein, with protein sequence MENQPLFTNDAIVFGILMLSLGFVFYTESKESGFWKKFYKIVPGLFMAYFIPAIFTTLGVISPEWETLNKAGEVVEAKSSLYYVSSRFLLPAALVLMTLSIDLKAIFNLGSKALIMFFTGTIGIVIGGPIAILLISLVSPETVGGADFDAVWRGLSTLAGSWIGGGANQTAMLEIYQYNPAKYGGMVFVDIVVANIWMAIILIGIGRKDRINKWLKADTTAIEELKEKVSNFTQSVKRNPSLTDFMIMLAIAFGTVGFGHFASTYLSSFFGSWTASLTSNTSRNIFSFLGSGFFWLISISTIVAIALSFTKAKNYEGAGASRIGSIFIYILVATIGMKMDLTLIFDNVGLIAIGLVWMSIHAGLLILVAKLIRAPYFFLAVGSQANVGGAASAPIVASAFHPSLATVGVLLAVFGYAIGTIGAILCTILMEIASKV encoded by the coding sequence ATGGAAAATCAACCACTATTTACTAACGATGCCATTGTTTTTGGTATTTTAATGCTTTCATTAGGTTTTGTATTCTATACCGAAAGTAAAGAATCTGGTTTTTGGAAAAAATTCTACAAAATCGTTCCTGGCCTATTTATGGCCTATTTTATTCCTGCAATATTTACAACACTTGGGGTTATTTCTCCTGAATGGGAAACTTTAAACAAAGCAGGTGAAGTTGTAGAAGCTAAGTCAAGTTTATACTATGTATCTAGTAGATTTTTATTACCTGCAGCATTAGTCTTAATGACTCTCAGTATTGACCTAAAAGCAATTTTTAATTTAGGTTCTAAAGCATTAATTATGTTCTTTACAGGAACTATCGGTATTGTAATAGGTGGTCCAATCGCTATACTATTAATTTCTTTAGTTTCTCCAGAAACTGTGGGAGGAGCAGATTTTGATGCCGTTTGGAGAGGTTTATCTACATTAGCTGGAAGTTGGATTGGTGGTGGAGCTAATCAAACTGCAATGCTTGAAATATACCAATACAATCCCGCAAAATACGGAGGAATGGTCTTTGTTGATATCGTAGTTGCTAATATTTGGATGGCAATAATATTAATAGGTATCGGAAGAAAAGATCGTATTAATAAATGGTTAAAAGCAGATACTACCGCCATTGAAGAATTAAAAGAAAAAGTTTCTAATTTTACTCAAAGTGTAAAAAGAAATCCTTCTCTAACCGACTTTATGATAATGCTAGCTATTGCTTTTGGAACTGTTGGTTTTGGGCATTTCGCTTCTACATATTTAAGTTCATTTTTTGGTTCTTGGACAGCCAGTTTAACCTCAAATACAAGTAGAAATATATTTTCATTTTTAGGTTCAGGATTCTTTTGGTTAATTAGTATCTCAACTATTGTAGCCATTGCTTTATCCTTTACAAAAGCTAAGAATTATGAAGGAGCTGGTGCTAGTAGAATTGGTAGTATCTTCATTTATATATTAGTAGCAACTATTGGTATGAAAATGGACTTAACATTAATATTTGACAACGTTGGATTAATTGCTATTGGTTTAGTTTGGATGAGTATTCATGCTGGACTACTAATACTTGTTGCTAAACTTATTAGAGCGCCATATTTCTTTTTAGCAGTAGGAAGTCAAGCAAACGTTGGTGGAGCTGCTTCTGCACCAATTGTAGCCTCTGCATTCCATCCATCTCTTGCAACTGTAGGTGTTTTGTTAGCTGTATTTGGCTACGCAATTGGTACAATTGGAGCTATTCTGTGCACAATTTTAATGGAAATAGCCTCTAAAGTTTAA
- a CDS encoding DUF4369 domain-containing protein: MKKIIALIAITLVAFACSSKKEGNMIVKGQIKGLKKGTLYLQKMKDTILVSVDSVNLLGDDKFILADNLESPVVYYITFDGNTNEKSLLFFGEQGEITINDDVETFGLNPQITGSENQKSLEQYFKIVKRFNDQNLELIKLNFNAQKSNNLDSVKLIEQKFNSLLKKRILFATNFALNNSDKEVAPYIALTELYDANIKLLDTVTNSLTDKVKNSDYGKRLQKYVTKIKKDEN, encoded by the coding sequence ATGAAAAAAATAATCGCTCTTATAGCTATTACCCTAGTAGCTTTTGCCTGTTCTTCTAAAAAGGAAGGAAATATGATTGTTAAAGGTCAAATTAAAGGCCTTAAAAAAGGTACTTTATATCTTCAAAAAATGAAAGATACTATATTAGTATCTGTAGACTCTGTTAATTTATTAGGAGATGATAAATTTATCTTAGCTGACAATTTAGAATCACCTGTAGTATATTACATTACTTTTGATGGTAACACCAATGAAAAGAGTTTATTATTTTTTGGAGAACAAGGAGAAATAACAATTAATGATGATGTAGAGACTTTTGGACTTAATCCGCAAATTACTGGCTCAGAAAATCAAAAATCTTTGGAACAATATTTCAAAATAGTGAAAAGATTTAATGATCAAAACCTTGAGTTAATAAAATTAAATTTCAATGCTCAGAAATCTAACAACTTAGATTCTGTAAAACTAATAGAACAGAAATTTAATTCTTTATTAAAAAAACGTATCCTTTTTGCAACGAATTTTGCTCTTAACAATTCTGACAAAGAAGTTGCACCATATATTGCACTAACCGAATTATATGATGCTAATATTAAATTATTAGATACGGTAACTAATAGTTTAACGGATAAGGTTAAAAACTCAGATTACGGTAAACGCTTACAAAAGTATGTAACGAAGATAAAAAAGGATGAGAATTAA
- a CDS encoding DUF389 domain-containing protein, with translation MEEKKQDEAVEQSKQAVQKDAIGLWESSKKFLFELLDFRHDTDQAATIEAIKSDIAFKGATSWILICSIFVASIGLNANSTAVVIGAMLISPLMGPILGIGMSIAINDIDTLRKSMINLATMIVLSLLTAFLFFFLFPLREETSELLGRVRPDIRDVLIAFFGGLALIIARTKKGTIASVIFGVAIATALMPPLCTAGYGLAVGKFDYFLGAMYLFTINAIFIALATFLVLKVLRFTMIRYVNSVERKRIARIASIVALLVMIPAVFTFIDVYKETIIKANYSKFLKQEVEANDDLWLQRENIDRKDKKIHLYFNGDVSDATKTFLRNELRDYSKIGDFELLINENKARSVDRVVDAYDRAIADLDEKDNVIKGLHKEIEDLKSTISDLNTRIEQDAIDRDNNSIPFSKIAKDAKIRYNDIKSISFAKTLSSSDFIKIDTIPNVSVKWNEKLKDSIVRSKENELRNWMQKELKLDTLYIERIK, from the coding sequence ATGGAAGAAAAAAAACAAGATGAAGCAGTAGAGCAATCAAAACAAGCAGTTCAGAAGGATGCTATAGGTTTATGGGAGAGTTCTAAGAAGTTTTTATTTGAATTGCTTGATTTTAGACACGATACAGATCAAGCCGCTACAATAGAGGCTATAAAGAGTGATATTGCATTTAAAGGAGCAACATCATGGATTTTAATTTGTTCTATTTTTGTAGCATCTATTGGTTTAAATGCAAATTCAACAGCAGTGGTGATTGGAGCCATGCTTATATCTCCTTTAATGGGACCAATTTTAGGAATTGGAATGTCAATTGCTATTAATGATATTGATACATTAAGAAAGTCTATGATAAACTTAGCAACAATGATTGTGTTAAGTTTATTAACAGCTTTTCTATTTTTCTTTTTGTTTCCTTTACGAGAAGAAACTTCAGAGTTATTGGGAAGAGTAAGACCAGATATTAGAGATGTTTTAATTGCGTTTTTTGGAGGTTTAGCCCTGATTATTGCTAGAACTAAGAAAGGGACAATAGCATCTGTTATATTTGGTGTAGCAATAGCAACAGCATTAATGCCTCCATTGTGTACTGCTGGGTATGGTTTGGCAGTTGGAAAGTTTGATTACTTTTTAGGAGCAATGTATCTGTTTACCATTAATGCTATTTTCATTGCCTTAGCAACTTTTTTAGTATTGAAGGTTTTACGATTTACAATGATACGCTATGTGAATTCTGTTGAACGAAAGCGAATAGCTAGAATAGCTTCTATTGTTGCATTATTAGTTATGATCCCTGCGGTTTTTACATTTATTGATGTATATAAGGAGACCATTATTAAAGCTAACTATTCTAAGTTTTTAAAACAAGAGGTTGAAGCAAACGATGACTTATGGTTACAACGAGAGAATATTGATAGAAAGGATAAAAAAATTCATTTGTATTTTAATGGGGACGTATCTGATGCAACGAAAACATTTTTAAGAAATGAATTAAGGGATTATTCAAAAATTGGAGATTTTGAGTTATTAATTAATGAAAATAAGGCAAGGAGTGTTGATAGAGTCGTAGATGCTTATGATAGAGCAATTGCTGATTTAGATGAGAAGGATAATGTAATAAAAGGACTACATAAAGAAATAGAAGATCTTAAAAGCACTATTTCTGATTTAAATACAAGAATAGAGCAAGATGCTATTGATAGGGACAACAACTCGATTCCGTTTAGTAAAATTGCTAAAGATGCCAAAATTAGATACAATGATATTAAAAGTATTAGTTTTGCTAAAACTTTAAGTTCTTCAGATTTTATCAAAATTGATACGATTCCTAATGTAAGTGTTAAATGGAACGAAAAATTAAAGGACTCAATAGTTAGGTCTAAAGAGAATGAACTTAGAAATTGGATGCAGAAAGAATTGAAATTGGATACCTTATATATAGAAAGAATAAAATAG